A genome region from Apus apus isolate bApuApu2 chromosome 2, bApuApu2.pri.cur, whole genome shotgun sequence includes the following:
- the CNDP2 gene encoding cytosolic non-specific dipeptidase, translating into MSALQTLFKYIDEHQDLYIQRLAQWVAIQSVSAWPEKRAEIKRMMEVAAQDIERLGGTTRLMDIGKQKLPDGSEIPLPPIVLGTLGSDPHKKTVCVYGHLDVQPAALEDGWGSEPFTLVERDGKLYGRGSTDDKGPVLAWLNALEAYQQTNQDFPVNVKFCLEGMEESGSEGLDELIFAQRDTFFKDVDYVCISDNYWLGKKKPCITYGLRGICYYFIEVECSDKDLHSGVYGGSVHEAMTDLIALMGSLIDKKGKILIPGIYEAVAPVTDEELALYEEIDFDLKEYAKDVGATKLLHDAKRDILMHRWRYPSLSLHGIEGAFSASGAKTVIPRKVIGKFSIRLVPNMTPEEVTKHVEDYVSKKFAELQSPNKFKVYLGHGGKPWVSDFNHPHYMAGRRAMKTVFGVEPDLTREGGSIPVTLTFQEATGKNVMLLPVGAADDGAHSQNEKLNRYNYIQGVKMLGAYLYEVSQLKDC; encoded by the exons ATGTCTGCTCTTCAAACACTCTTTAAATACATTGATGAGCACCAGGACCTTTATATTCAG CGACTGGCTCAATGGGTGGCAATCCAGAGTGTGTCAGCGTGGCCAGAGAAGAGGGCTGAAATCAAACGTATGATGGAGGTGGCTGCACAGGATATTGAGCGGCTGGGAGGCACAACCCGACTTATGGatattggaaaacaaaag CTGCCTGATGGATCAGAGATCCCTCTACCACCAATAGTTCTGGGAACACTTGGCTCAGATCCACACAAGAAGACAGTGTGTGTATATGGTCACCTGGATGTTCAGCCAGCAGCACTAGAGGATGGCTGGGGTAGTGAGCCCTTCACACTGGTAGAAAGAGATG gaaagctgtatGGTCGAGGATCAACAGATGACAAAGGTCCAGTGCTTGCCTGGCTGAATGCCTTGGAGGCTTATCAACAAACTAACCAG gATTTTCCAGTAAATGTTAAGTTCTGCCTAGAGGGTATGGAAGAATCGGGATCTGAAGGCCTTGATGAACTCATTTTTGCTCAGCGAGATACTTTCTTCAAAGATGTGGATTATGTTTGCATTTCTGACAACTACTGGCTAGGCAAGAAGAAGCCTTGTATCACTTACGGCTTGAGAGGTATCTGCTACTACTTCATAGAG GTGGAATGTAGTGACAAAGACCTTCACTCTGGAGTTTATGGTGGTTCAGTGCATGAGGCCATGACAGATCTCATTGCTCTAATGg GTTCTCTTATagacaagaaagggaaaatccTCATCCCTGGCATTTATGAAGCAGTGGCACCTGTTACTGATGAGGAGCTGGCACTATATGAGGAGATTGATTTTGACCTGAAAGAGTATGCAAAAGATGTAGGAGCAACAAAACTACTGCATGATGCAAAG AGAGACATTCTTATGCATAGGTGGAGATATCCTTCCTTGTCTCTCCATGGAATTGAAGGAGCCTTTTCAGCCTCTGGAGCCAAGACTGTGATTCCTAGGAAAGTGATTGGCAAGTTCTCAATCAGACTTGTGCCAAACATGACTCCTGAAGAAGTCACTAAACAT GTTGAAGACTATGTGAGCAAGAagtttgcagagctgcagagccccaACAAATTCAAAGTGTACTTAGGTCATGGTGGAAAACCCTGGGTGTCAGACTTCAACCATCCCCACTACATGGCTGGtaggagggccatgaagacaG TTTTTGGAGTTGAACCAGACCTGAcaagggagggaggcagcatTCCTGTTACCCTTACTTTTCAAGAAGCAACAGGCAAGAACGTTATGCTGCTTCCTGTTGGAGCTGCAGATGATGGTGCCCACTCTCAAAATGAGAAGCTAAATAG GTACAACTATATCCAGGGGGTGAAGATGCTTGGTGCATATCTCTATGAAGTCTCCCAGCTGAAGGACTGTTAG